A genome region from Magnolia sinica isolate HGM2019 chromosome 8, MsV1, whole genome shotgun sequence includes the following:
- the LOC131252708 gene encoding UDP-glycosyltransferase 76B1-like, giving the protein MEAAKDMQIQEMKAPRLVMFPLPFQGHINPMIQLATLLHSKGFSITIIHTHFNAPNPSNFPNFHFECISDGLSNDQALNLEPLTLASILNETCQVPFEDCLSRLLSDGTDGLIKCIITDVVLHFTGAVAKKWGLPRIVLRTNSASSSGAVAAYKLRQEKGNISIKDQQPDALVSEFLPLRIKDLPDYSLTDPEMLERLVANVKNSTKASSGFIVNTFDSIEASALEKFRKGYHPLPIFAIGPLHKFSPGASNSLLKQDHSCITWLDKQAPHSVMYVSFGSLASINKTDVVEIAWGLANSDQAFLWVVRPGSIRGDDWVELPEGFEEKTRERGWIVKWAPQQEVLAHPSVGGFWTHNGWNSTLESICEGVPMLCCPYLWDQKVNARYVSYVWRVGLQLENGFERGEMEWAIRRLMVETEGKEIRERVSGLKENAISCLRRGGSSHESLESLIDLIMSF; this is encoded by the exons ATGGAAGCAGCAAAAGACATGCAAATCCAGGAAATGAAAGCCCCTCGTTTGGTAATGTTCCCACTCCCATTTCAAGGACACATAAATCCCATGATTCAACTGGCCACTCTCCTACACTCCAAAGGATTCTCAATCACCATAATTCACACTCACTTCAACGCTCCCAATCCATCCAACTTCCCCAACTTCCACTTTGAGTGCATATCGGACGGATTATCGAACGATCAGGCATTAAACTTGGAACCCTTAACCCTTGCTTCCATCCTCAACGAAACGTGCCAAGTACCCTTCGAGGACTGCTTGTCTCGGCTGTTATCGGACGGCACGGATGGCCTGATTAAGTGCATCATCACCGATGTAGTCTTACATTTCACTGGAGCCGTCGCCAAGAAGTGGGGGCTGCCGAGGATTGTCCTACGCACCAACAGTGCCAGCTCTTCTGGGGCAGTTGCAGCTTATAAGCTTAGGCAAGAAAAGGGAAACATTTCCATCAAAG ATCAACAGCCGGATGCCCTAGTGTCGGAGTTTCTGCCCCTCAGAATCAAGGATCTCCCTGACTACAGCTTGACGGATCCGGAGATGTTGGAGCGATTGGTGGCCAACGTGAAGAACAGCACAAAGGCCTCTTCGGGTTTCATCGTGAACACATTTGATAGTATTGAAGCAAGTGCATTGGAGAAATTTAGAAAAGGTTATCATCCCCTTCCGATCTTTGCAATTGGCCCACTACATAAATTCTCGCCAGGAGCTTCAAACAGCTTGCTAAAACAAGACCACAGCTGCATTACTTGGCTAGACAAGCAGGCACCACATTCCGTCATGTATGTCAGCTTCGGGAGCTTAGCTTCTATTAATAAAACAGACGTGGTGGAGATAGCTTGGGGGCTAGCCAATAGTGACCAGGCCTTCTTGTGGGTGGTCCGGCCTGGCTCCATACGTGGCGACGATTGGGTCGAACTGCCAGAAGGGTTTGAAGAGAAGACACGGGAGAGGGGCTGGAtcgttaagtgggccccacaacaagaaGTGTTGGCCCACCCATCAGTGGGAGGATTTTGGACACACAATGGTTGGAATTCTACATTGGAGAGCATCTGTGAAGGGGTCCCCATGTTATGCTGTCCTTATTTATGGGACCAAAAGGTAAATGCTAGGTATGTGAGCTatgtttggagggtgggattgcaATTAGAGAATGGGTTCGAGAGAGGTGAGATGGAGTGGGCCATAAGAAGGTTGATGGTGGAGACTGAAGggaaagagataagagagagggtaaGTGGGCTAAAGGAAAATGCAATTAGTTGTTTAAGGAGAGGAGGTTCTTCGCACGAGTCATTGGAGAGTTTGATTGATCTTATTATGTCATTTTAA